The sequence below is a genomic window from Pseudomonas cremoricolorata.
TCAAGCTGGCCAGCGACGAGACGCTGGTGGGTCTGGAGCGTATCCAGGAGCCATCCGAAGACCTCGACGAGCTGCTTGAGCTGGGCGAAGAGGGTGGCGAGGGCGAGCTGCCGGATGCCGCTGAAGGCCAGGATGACGACGGCCTCCAGGCCTCGGGCGACCTGCCGCAGGAATGACATGGCGATAACCCGGCGGGGCGACACAGGTCGCCCCGTTGACTGAATAGAGCAGAGCGAGAGTGGATGTGAGCAAACGAGCCTTTAACTTCTGCGCAGGCCCTGCTGCGCTGCCTGAAGCCGTCCTGCAACGGGCCCAGGCCGAGCTTCTCGACTGGCACGGCAAGGGCCTGTCGGTGATGGAAATGAGCCACCGTAGCGACGACTACGTGGCCATCGCGCAGAAGGCCGAGCAGGACCTGCGAGATCTCCTGTCCATTCCCTCGAACTACAAGGTGCTGTTCCTGCAAGGCGGCGCCAGCCAGCAGTTCGCCGAAATTCCGCTGAACCTGTTGCCGGAAAACGGCACCGCCGACTACATCGAGACCGGTATCTGGTCGAAAAAGGCCATCGAAGAAGCCCGCCGCTTCGGCAACGTCAACGTCGCCGCCAGCGCCAAGCCCTACGATTACCTCGCCATTCCCGGTCAGAACGAGTGGCAGCTCAGCGCCGATGCCGCCTACGTGCACTACGCCTCCAACGAAACCATCGGTGGCCTGCAGTTCGACTGGGTGCCGCAGACCGGTGATGTTCCGCTGGTGGTCGACATGTCGTCCGACATCCTCTCGAGGCCCATCGACGTTTCCCAGTACGGCCTGATCTATGCTGGCGCGCAGAAGAACATCGGCCCCAGCGGGCTGGTGGTGGTGATCGTTCGCGAAGACCTGCTCGGCCGCGCGCGCAGCAGTTGCCCGACCATGCTCGATTACAAGGTCGCGGCTGACAACGCGTCGATGTACAACACCCCGGCCACTTACGCCTGGTACCTCTCGGGCCTGGTCTTCGAGTGGCTCAAGGAGCAGGGCGGCGTCGAGGCCATGGAGCAGCGCAACCGGGCCAAGAAAGATCGCCTTTACGGCTTCATCGATACCAGCGACTTCTACAGCAACCCCATCAGCCACAATGCTCGCTCGTGGATGAACGTGCCGTTCCGCCTGGCGGACGAGCGTCTCGACAAGGCCTTCCTGGCCGGTGCCGACGCCCGGGGCCTGCTCAACCTCAAGGGCCATCGCTCGGTCGGCGGCATGCGCGCCTCGATCTACAACGCCCTGGGGCTGGATGCAGTCGAAGCACTGGTGGCCTACATGGGCGAATTCGAGAAGGAGCACGGTTGATGTCGGAACACGAGCTCAAGGCGCTGCGCGTGCGCATCGACAGCCTTGATGAAAAGATCCTCGAACTGATCAGCGACCGAGCGCGCTGCGCCCAGGAAGTGGCGCGGGTCAAGACCGCCACCCTGGCCGAGGGTGAACAGCCGGTGTTCTACCGACCCGAGCGTGAAGCGGCGGTACTCAAGCGCGTCATGGAGCGTAATCGTGGGCCGCTGGGTAACGAAGAGATGGCGCGCTTGTTCCGCGAAATCATGTCGTCGTGCCTGGCCCTGGAAGAGCCGCTCAAGGTCGCCTATCTCGGTCCTGAGGGCACGTTCACCCAAGCCGCCGCGATGAAGCACTTCGGTCACGCGGTGATCAGCCGGCCGATGGCTGCCATCG
It includes:
- the serC gene encoding 3-phosphoserine/phosphohydroxythreonine transaminase: MSKRAFNFCAGPAALPEAVLQRAQAELLDWHGKGLSVMEMSHRSDDYVAIAQKAEQDLRDLLSIPSNYKVLFLQGGASQQFAEIPLNLLPENGTADYIETGIWSKKAIEEARRFGNVNVAASAKPYDYLAIPGQNEWQLSADAAYVHYASNETIGGLQFDWVPQTGDVPLVVDMSSDILSRPIDVSQYGLIYAGAQKNIGPSGLVVVIVREDLLGRARSSCPTMLDYKVAADNASMYNTPATYAWYLSGLVFEWLKEQGGVEAMEQRNRAKKDRLYGFIDTSDFYSNPISHNARSWMNVPFRLADERLDKAFLAGADARGLLNLKGHRSVGGMRASIYNALGLDAVEALVAYMGEFEKEHG